From a region of the Anoplopoma fimbria isolate UVic2021 breed Golden Eagle Sablefish chromosome 16, Afim_UVic_2022, whole genome shotgun sequence genome:
- the otc gene encoding ornithine transcarbamylase, mitochondrial, protein MSTKLLSVKNTVFKCLKTLSARGFSIGAASLGSLNLKGRSFLSLKDFSSDEIKRLLWVSGDLKHRIKHEKQYLPLLQGKSIAMIFEKRSTRTRMSTETGCALLGGHPCFLTSQDIHLGVNESSTDTARVLSGLCDIVLARVYSHSTLEELDKEASIPIINGLSDLYHPIQILADFLTLQEHYGSLSGLTVSWIGDGNNVLHSFMMTAAKLGVHLKIATPKGYEPEMSVIQEAQRLSKEHGTQFLLTSDPMEAAHGSNVLVTDTWVSMGQEEEKKKKLKDFKGYQITMQTGSVAKPDWTFLHCLPRKMEEVDDQVFYSSRSLVFSEAENRKWTIMGLMVSLLTDYTPQIPMLKI, encoded by the exons ATGTCTACTAAACTACTATCTGTAAAAAACACAGTCTTTAAATGCTTGAAAACTCTTTCGGCACGAGGGTTTAG CATTGGAGCTGCTTCCCTTGGTTCACTTAATTTAAAGGGTCGCAGCTTTCTAAGTCTTAAAGACTTCAGCTCAGATGAAATCAAAAGGCTGTTGTGGGTGTCAGGGGATTTAAAACATCGGATCAAGCATGAAAAACAG TATCTTCCTCTTCTGCAAGGAAAGTCGATTGCTATGATATTTGAGAAGAGGAGCACCAGAACAAGAATGTCCACAGAAACAG GTTGTGCTTTGCTGGGTGGGCACCCCTGTTTCCTCACTTCCCAGGACATCCACCTTGGAGTGAATGAGAGTAGCACAGACACAGCTAG GGTTCTCTCAGGGCTCTGCGATATCGTCTTGGCACGAGTCTATAGTCACTCCACGCTGGAGGAGCTGGATAAGGAGGCCTCCATCCCCATTATTAATGGTCTGTCTGACCTCTACCACCCAATCCAGATTCTGGCTGACTTCCTCACTTTACAG GAGCATTATGGTTCCCTTAGTGGACTAACAGTGAGCTGGATTGGAGATGGGAACAATGTCCTCCACTCCTTCATGATGACTGCAGCTAAATTGGGAGTTCATCTTAAGATTGCTACACCAAAG GGGTATGAGCCAGAAATGAGTGTTATTCAAGAGGCACAAAGACTCTCCAAAGAA CATGGGACCCAGTTTcttctgacctctgacccgATGGAGGCTGCCCACGGCAGCAATGTTTTGGTCACTGACACCTGGGTGAGCAtgggacaggaggaggaaaagaaaaagaagctcaAAGACTTTAAAGGTTACCAGATTACAATGCAG acaggaagtgtgGCCAAACCAGACTGGACCTTCCTGCATTGTCTCCCCCGCAAAATGGAGGAGGTGGATGACCAGGTATTCTACTCATCCCGCTCCCTCGTCTTCTCCGAGGCAGAGAATAGAAAGTGGACAATCATG GGTCTGATGGTGTCTCTTCTGACTGACTACACTCCACAGATCCCCATGCTCAAGATTTAA
- the LOC129104914 gene encoding X-linked retinitis pigmentosa GTPase regulator-like: protein MTGQDDVDIPETGAIFTFGKSSFADNVPSKFWLKNDQPVHLSCGGEHTAVITENGKLLMFGGNTWGQLGCGFKPAASKPAPVKALKSEKVKLVACGRYHTIVCTWQGSVFVSGSNQEGQLGLGHCNNTTSFRLLHPFCDHAPIKMLSAGCNTSAALTEDGRLFMWGDNAVGQIGLGDEGFAPEPTELDVGEAVVWVSCGYHHSAFVTADGDLYTFGDTANGKLGLQVEQLTNQRVPQRVQGFLGHVTQVCCGGEHTVALTEENVYTFGRGQYGQLGHGTFLFEVHLPKPLEHFCNSSIKQVACGENHTAVVTNSGLLYTFGDGRHGKLGLGEENFINQFSPTICTRFLKYSVQLVSCGGNHMLVLAAPRPEEDVTITENFLEPSYTEMLLLDTLIDPKLIVPLSALAARARHREKGNSVEQFGEMFRNLPRLNSDFLNTSCTQGTEVVSVSENKSLKDTEPVDRNLLVSGTHREETKSLTEEKPRWGEILTTAACLLPAAGIAGAAMEVLSEAVTSVGRFQSDKVSNSPEGSTRKDDQVKKDVVQEEESLDTTQSQQGVMKSDRGEDFSQTDRKNSDTDVGTSQQEHDEDEKTHKDHEGEETDTEDEDKKEDEEIGSDVEDKEEEEERSESSNDLGEEKESVTGGTEEEQDHETAEEDDDEETCSSSEEEDEGIKKDDVIETEEEEEESSEEAGGGGIESEVSEAAEEEGSEESSEEENKEEEESEVSEDEEDVSGEDSGSGKSKESEEDRDGVAAESDSEEEENIEEEGEEVDAEEQKDSTESQDEEDHSEEEEEEEEETDKSEGEEYETQDEVSDENDEEGDSEPDEDEDEQANDKEKEEEEEDCEGKTSVDEEEAEDETAEEEDKEEDEEEEGEEEEESKEEVTEGEDEEGEEEEESKEEVTEGEDEEGEEEEESKEEVTEGEDEEGEEEEESKEEVTEGEDEEGEEEEESKEEVTEGEDEEGEEEEESKEEVTEGEDEEGEEEEESKEEVTEEEEEEEEEGDEEEEGKEELTEEEEEEGEEEVAEQEGEEEETPRTKQSAAGEKKQDDSQQFWNDVLPQYLDLQ, encoded by the exons ATGACGGGACAGGACGATGTGGACATACCTG AAACAGGAGCCATCTTCACATTTGGAAAGAGCAGTTTTGCTGACAATGTGCCTAGTAAATTCTGGTTGAAGAATGACCAGCCAGTGCATCTGTCTTGCGGCGGAGAGCACACTGCTGTCATTACAG AAAATGGCAAGCTGCTCATGTTTGGTGGTAATACTTGGGGCCAGCTTGGGTGTGGATTTAAGCCTGCTGCTAGCAAACCTGCCCCTGTGAAAG CCTTAAAGTCTGAGAAGGTGAAGCTTGTAGCTTGTGGGAGATATCACACAATTGTCTGCACAT GGCAGGgtagtgtgtttgtttctggcAGTAACCAGGAGGGGCAGCTTGGTTTGGGCCACTGCAACAACACCACATCCTTTCGCCTGCTGCATCCCTTCTGTGACCATGCACCAATCAAAATGCTTTCTGCAGGATGCAACACCTCAGCTGCCTTAACAG AGGATGGGAGGCTCTTCATGTGGGGAGACAACGCCGTGGGTCAGATCGGTTTAGGGGATGAGGGGTTTGCACCAGAACCCACAGAGCTGGATGTTGGGGAGGCGGTGGTGTGGGTCTCCTGTGGGTACCACCACTCAGCATTTGTCACAG CGGATGGAGATCTCTACACGTTTGGCGATACTGCGAATGGAAAGCTTGGTCTCCAGGTGGAgcagctgaccaatcagagagtcCCTCAGCGGGTGCAAGGGTTTCTGGGTCATGTCACCCAGGTGTGCTGCGGAGGAGAGCACACGGTGGCACTCACAG AGGAGAACGTGTACACGTTTGGCAGAGGTCAGTACGGTCAGCTGGGCCACGGGACATTTCTGTTTGAAGTTCATTTGCCAAAACCACTGGAGCACTTTTGTAACAGCAGCATCAAACAAGTTGCCTGTGGAGAGAACCACACGGCTGTGGTAACAA ACAGTGGGCTCCTGTACACGTTTGGTGATGGTCGTCATGGGAAACTGGGTTTAGGGGAGGAGAACTTCATCAACCAGTTCAGCCCGACAATCTGCACACGTTTTCTTAAGTACAGTGTTCAGTTA GTGTCCTGCGGTGGTAACCACATGCTGGTACTGGCTGCACCCAGACCAGAAGAGGATGTCACAATCACAGAGAACTTCTTGGAGCCAAGTTACACAGAAATGCTTTTGCTGGACACTTTGATTGATCCTAAACTAATAGTCCCACTCTCGGCCCTCGCTGCTCGAGCCCGCCACAGAGAAAAA ggAAACTCTGTGGAGCAGTTTGGAGAGATGTTTCGCAACCTACCACGTCTAAATTCCGACTTCCTCAACACCTCCTG CACTCAGGGAACAGAGGTGGTTTCTGTCAGCGAAAATAAATCCCTGAAAGACACAGAACCTGTTGATAGGAATCTGCTGGTTTCaggaacacacagagaggaaactAAGAGCCTGACTGAAGAAAAGCCAAGGTGGGGCGAGATCCTCACTACCGCGGCCTGtcttcttcctgctgctggGATAGCAGGTGCAGCTATGGAGGTCCTTAGTGAGGCAGTGACAAGCGTGGGGCGTTTCCAGTCTGACA AAGTGTCAAATTCACCAGAAGGAAGCACAAGGAAAGACGATCAGGTCAAGAAGGATGTAGTTCAAGAAGAGGAAAGTCTTGATACCACTCAGTCACAACAGGGGGTGATGAAAAGTGACAGGGGTGAAGACTTTTCACAAACAGATCGGAAGAACAGTGACACAGATGTGGGAACTTCCCAGCAAGaacatgatgaagatgagaaaACCCACAAGGATCATGAAGGAGAAGAAACAGATACTGAAGATGAGGACAAGAAGGAAGATGAAGAAATTGGAAGCGATGtggaagacaaagaagaagaggaagagaggagtgAAAGTAGCAATGACTTaggggaggaaaaggaaagtGTTACGGGAGGGACTGAGGAAGAGCAAGATCATGAAACTgcagaggaagatgatgatgaggaaaCATGCTCCAgcagtgaggaagaggatgaaggaaTTAAGAAGGATGATGTCATTGAgactgaagaggaggaagaagaaagcagTGAGGaagcagggggaggaggaatTGAGTCGGAGGTAAGTGAGGCAGCCGAGGAGGAGGGAAGTGAAGAATCCAGTGAAGAAGAGaataaagaagaggaagagagtgaggtgagtgaggatgaggaggatgtaAGTGGTGAAGACTCAGGGAGCGGCAAGAGCAAAGagtcagaggaggacagagacgGTGTCGCTGCAGAGTCTGattctgaagaagaagaaaacattgaggaagagggagaagaggttGATGCAGAGGAACAAAAAGATTCCACTGAAAGTCAGGATGAGGAGGACcactcagaagaagaagaagaagaagaagaagaaacagataaGAGTGAAGGGGAGGAATATGAGACACAGGACGAAGTGAGTGATGAAAATGACGAGGAGGGAGACAGTGAGCCTGATGAAGACGAGGATGAGCAAGCGAATgataaagaaaaggaggaagaggaggaagattgTGAGGGAAAAACATCCGTTGATGAGGAAGAAGCTGAGGACGAGACtgctgaggaggaagacaaagagg aggatgaggaagaagagggtgaggaggaagaagagagtaAGGAGGAGGTTACAGagggggaggatgaagagggtgaggaggaagaagagagtaAGGAGGAGGTTACAGagggggaggatgaagagggtgaggaggaagaagagagtaAGGAGGAGGTTACAGagggggaggatgaagagggtgaggaggaagaggagagtaaGGAGGAGGTTACAGagggggaggatgaagagggtgaggaggaagaggagagtaaGGAGGAGGTTACAGagggggaggatgaagagggtgaggaggaagaggagagtaaGGAGGAGGTTACAGagggggaggatgaagagggtgaggaggaagaggagagtaaGGAGGAGgttacagaggaggaggaggaggaggaagaagagggtgatgaggaagaagaaggaaaggaggagcttacagaggaggaagaagaagagggtgaaGAAGAGGTAGCAGagcaagaaggagaagaggaagaga CACCGAGGACGAAGCAGAGCGCTGCAGGAGAGAAGAAACAAGACGACTCTCAGCAGTTCTGGAACGATGTTCTGCCTCAGTACCTCGACCTGCAGTGA